A genomic segment from Spinacia oleracea cultivar Varoflay chromosome 3, BTI_SOV_V1, whole genome shotgun sequence encodes:
- the LOC130470708 gene encoding calcium-dependent protein kinase 19-like: MLHSFGLLMVVNPETEKGIFDTILQGHIDCESKPWPSISNGAKDLVKKMLTPNPKKRVTAAQVLDHPWLKDGEASDKPIQFSL, encoded by the exons ATGCTGCACTCCTTTGGTTTGCTAATGGTCGTCAATCCTG AAACGGAGAAAGGGATATTTGATACTATACTGCAAGGACATATTGATTGTGAAAGTAAGCCGTGGCCATCAATCTCAAACGGTGCCAAGGACCTAGTGAAGAAGATGTTGACACCGAATCCTAAAAAAAGAGTAACTGCTGCTCAAGTTCTTG ATCATCCATGGCTCAAGGATGGTGAAGCCTCTGACAAGCCAATACAATTTTCCCTGTGA